The Rhododendron vialii isolate Sample 1 chromosome 1a, ASM3025357v1 region GCCTTGAAATCATAGTTGTCAGAATTGTACGATTCATAAATCATATCGAACGATTCagtgggtaatcgatacgaataggctgcTTGAATCAGAAATAGCTGCGAATCGGAAGTGAATCGATGAATTGTTCGATTCGCTTAAAATttccgaaattcattttttactcttgttttgcttcttttgttgtttggaaagggttttaactatttttttaaggtctttagtattgttatgtcattttttgtctatgttatatggatagataataagaaaaGGAGATTTATTACGAAGTTGAAttgaaaatgaggaagataatGAGAATATAACAACCCTATAAACCTTccaagggtttgttttgtacttataagttataactcttttgtacaaaaagaaccataagGAGGATTTACGAATcatcatctcttggtagttgcaatagaaACAGCTTACCTAATACTCCACattattatcaaatcatcatttagaagaaggtttttattgatttaggcctaaatctttcatttgtagaATTCATGACCGAATCGGAGCGATTCACCATTCGATTCGATTCACCAttcaaaaaatgaccatttcaattcacgatttgacaactatgctcGAAATACACTAGTAAGAAGTAAGCAAGCGATGGCATATGAATTTAAAAGACTAAGGATTCCTCTGTCGTGAGTTGATATATGTCCCCTGCATTTTCTGTTCGTTAGAAACTTTGAACAAGTTGACTAAAGTCTAAACCATTAGGGCAGCATTTTCTGAAACTGTTGAGCATATATTAAACACTACACGTGAACGACATTATATACGAATCCTCTGGACTAGTTTTTCCCAAGTTCTGATATATGTTCCACACTATTAGAAAGTCAATAGATGGGTTTTTGAAGTAGATCTGTTCAACATAGCTTCTTGTACAATCTTTTGATTTCGGTAGAAGTTGGAACACATTTTTGAATATTTCTTGAAGAATTTTCAACTTAAACGTGGAAGAGATTAACTTTTGTCAGATGATCAGATGCCTCAGAATGTATAGCTGCTTATTATGTGATTACTTGGAAAGATAGATCAAGAAGCTGGGGAGAATTAGTcagaattttgttttcttgctttaTGATGGATTAtatattgtgaattttttgtcCACTCTGTTACATTTGGTGGGAAAAGAGTTTCTGGGTACAAAACGTTAATCTCGTCTTCCAAACATTCTCCATTTGAATTAGAGGGAATATCTCTATATTTTTTCTGATCTGTTAATTTTCATATGAAAGCTTGTATGGTTATTAGGCCTTAAGCGTAGAGTGGGTAATTTAACTGAGCTTATGTTCGACTTGCTTGTGGTGGGGTGCAGTCCTTCATTGCATTGTATTTGTGATGTTCCAGCCTCctagaaacaaaaaagatgAAACCTAGGAACGAATAAAAAAGGAATGCATGTGGGAGATAGAGTGCTATTGCAAATTATATAGCTGAGATGTGCTTTGTGTTGCCTGCAATGTTTGGGTTATGAGGAACTTTTAACCTTGGAAATCTAAGTATGTGTCTGAGGTATTGATTGTTGCATTTATCTTCATCAGCTTCTTATTTTGACATGTTCATTTGTCATTGGGACTTGATTTGGTAGGAGGTTGTAAAGATTTGTGACAATGTAGCACAGCAGGCTAGCACCAAAACTACTGTAGCTATGTTTCTTTTCATGTAGTActtcagttctttttttttctttctttttttttttttcctgctagAAGAGAGTTATGCTCTGGAACTTGTCCAAAAAATGTGGTTACACTTTACCCTCTAGCAAAGGTGGTCTGATGTTTCTTCCTTTGTTCATGTCTCATTGCAGAAATGTATGATAATTTGGGAGGGCAGCCTGGGTTGCCAAGACCACCTCTACACCCACAGCCAAATCCATTTGGGAATGCATTTACTGGAGCTGGTTCAGGGCTTATAAGAGGTGGACTGGGTGCTTATGGAGAGAAAATTTTAGGATCAAGTTCCGAGTATGTGCAAAGCAATGTAAGTAGCATGCCAAGGTTATGAATTCTGAAGTGGTACCTTTGGCTTCGGTCATGTTGTTACAGAAAGGATGATGGTGGATCAGTGACCGTCTCTACTCTCTAGTTATGTGAttgctatgaagcaccgacacctctagaggtcgaggtatcgtagtgtcggacacggggacaccgcggggatacgtacgggacacgccacgtggcgtgtcccataatttaatttgaatttttcatggggacacggcggggacaccgctggggacacggcaggggccaaactgcaattttttttaaaattttggggggccaaactgtaatttttgaaaaaattggggccaaattataattttttaaaattcctgGGTGCtaaacaataatttttatttatttatatatataaatatatatatatatatatacacgtggtgtgtcccccgccgtgtccgtatccccatttttttagaattcctgtgtcccggtgtcggtttcggtgtccaTTTTGGTATTGGTAtcggtgtccgtgtcggtgcatcatagtgTGATTGTTTTTGTCGGTCTTTTCTGCTACTTCTGTTGAAGGAATGTTGATTCTTTTATTACCCTTagatatgtattttttttgtttgaaaagttCGTAGATCCCTTTGTCTTTCAGACATGTAATGGCCTTGCCTTCAAGGGAAAGCCCAATGGCATCTTATCTGATCAAATGAGGCAGTGACCTTCTTCAGCTATGTCATTGGGTAGTGGTTAGTGGAGAATCTGGAGATTTGAGCTTTTGAGCTGGGGTTAGCTGCAACTTCGATTTTGGGCAAGCTGGACTTGCTTGGGACCTTGAATTTGTCCATTTGCTTTCATTGTAACATGCAGATTAAGTGGATAATATCGAATATAAGTACATCAAAAGAAAGGCAGCAATAAGCTTTTGCATTAGTAGTTTAAGTGCTTGTGATCAGATTGTCATGATATGTAGTGGTGGGCCGCTATATGTTTTGTTGTGTATTCACAATTCTATGAGGGCTAAAGCCAAAAGCATAAGGGTTTTGTGTAGGATTATACATGCATGTCTATATTGATTGTTTTGTTACTGCATTTATACAATTGATGAAATGATTTTAACCTTCTAAGCGCTTGTTTTGATGAGTTCTATGGtcatatttgattttgtggTTGGTTTCCAACTTTCCTAacattttcatctttttttaaaTGGATAGATTAGTAGGTACTTCTCCGATCCCCAATACTATTTCCAAGTTAATGACCAGTATGTGAGGAACAAATTGAAGGTTGTCCTATTTCCATTTCTGCACCGGGTAATTCCTTCTTCCACTATTTTCTTACCTTCTAGATGGTTAATTATGTCCTTCATAGTGGTGatcttctctttctccaatcctTTAGGGACATTGGACAAGGATAACAGAGCCGGTGGGGGGCAGGCTTTCCTATAAACCCCCAATCTATGATATAAATGCACCAGACTTGTATATTCCATTGATGGCATTTGGTACCTATATTGTTCTTGCTGGAATCTCACTGGGCCTCCGCGGAAAGTAAGTAGTAGCATCACTGTATGATTTGTGGTTTTTCATGAAAAAGCATTGTCTACATTTAGTGGGTCCGTAAAAGTGTAAAACCAAATGAACATTACTTATACCTGATTTGTGGTTTTTCATGAAAAAGCAATGTCTACATTTAGTGGGTCCGTAAAACCAAATGCACATTACTTATACCTTGCTGAATCGAAAGTGATCTTTGGTTAGCCCCTACATCATGCCGATCTTGTAGCATTTGCAGTTTGTTATGGATGCAACAACATAAGTAATACCCATTTTCTAGCATTTGTTTATGAAATGGATTTTGCTGCAACTACTGCAACTAATGCTATCCAAATGGTTTCTAAAAGTTAATTTTGCTTCCTGGAACTAACGAATCTCGCGCATTCCATGTACTGGAAAGATGAGAGCATCAGAAGCGTCCTTGTACCTTTCTCTGAAATGTGGTCATTTTCGTGTTCTCAAGAATCTCAACCCTTTGACTACtgttcaaaattttgatattAATTCAGTGGCGACTGCATTTGACTCTGGAAACAAATGAGATTATTGGGTTCCCCTCGCTTTTCTTGTGAAAATCAAACGCGGATTTTCAGCCATGAAAACCGAAAATTTCATGACAAATTCAAACAGCTAACTATGGATTGCTGATTTTAAATTCATGATCAAATTCTTGGATTTAATTATCATAAGAAAACACAAAATAGTATAGTCTCTAAT contains the following coding sequences:
- the LOC131321486 gene encoding uncharacterized protein LOC131321486, whose product is MYDNLGGQPGLPRPPLHPQPNPFGNAFTGAGSGLIRGGLGAYGEKILGSSSEYVQSNISRYFSDPQYYFQVNDQYVRNKLKVVLFPFLHRGHWTRITEPVGGRLSYKPPIYDINAPDLYIPLMAFGTYIVLAGISLGLRGKFSPEALNWLFVKGLVGWCLQVSLLKMSLFSLGSGEAPLLDIVAYAGYTFTGLCMAVLGKIVLSYSYYFLMPWTCLCMGIFLVKTMKRVLFAEVRSYDSSRHHYVLLFIALAQLPLFVWLGNISVNWLF